The Thiomonas sp. FB-Cd genome includes a window with the following:
- the pdxA gene encoding 4-hydroxythreonine-4-phosphate dehydrogenase PdxA, with amino-acid sequence MNTSRSLAPLALSMGDPAGIGPEVIVKAFSKGAAPGCVVVGDAHVIAHAAASLRFDPDTLRPSIARVDALDQLSRVPPGAIPVLQAPGIAPGSLQGLAPGRVDARAGAAAHAAIVYAAQAALRGEVAGVVTAPIHKEALHAAGVPFPGHTELLQHLCGGVPVRMMLANDELKTVLVTIHVSVRQAIDAISTEGVLQTIRITHNALRRWGVQSPRIAVAGLNPHAGEGGLFGDEESRVIAPALAQAQAEGIMASGPHPPDTVFMRARDTPQHPGAYDVVVAMLHDHGLIPVKYLGLDAGVNVTLGLPFVRTSPDHGTAFDIAGLGVADPASLVSAITLARKLAGANEDALSV; translated from the coding sequence ATGAACACATCGCGGTCGTTGGCGCCTCTGGCCCTTTCCATGGGCGATCCTGCTGGCATCGGGCCCGAGGTGATCGTCAAGGCATTCTCCAAGGGCGCGGCGCCGGGCTGTGTGGTCGTCGGCGATGCGCACGTGATTGCCCACGCAGCCGCAAGCTTGCGCTTCGATCCCGACACGCTGCGTCCGAGCATCGCACGCGTTGACGCGTTGGACCAGCTCAGCCGCGTTCCCCCCGGTGCGATTCCCGTACTGCAGGCGCCAGGCATCGCACCAGGTTCTCTGCAAGGCCTGGCGCCCGGACGCGTCGATGCGCGGGCAGGCGCTGCCGCGCATGCGGCCATTGTGTACGCGGCACAGGCCGCGCTGCGCGGCGAGGTGGCAGGTGTGGTCACGGCGCCCATCCACAAGGAAGCCCTGCATGCGGCAGGCGTGCCATTTCCTGGCCATACCGAGTTGCTTCAGCATCTTTGTGGCGGCGTGCCGGTGCGCATGATGCTCGCCAATGACGAGCTCAAGACGGTCCTGGTGACGATCCATGTGAGCGTGCGCCAGGCGATCGATGCCATCAGCACTGAAGGTGTACTTCAGACGATTCGCATTACGCACAACGCCCTGCGGCGTTGGGGGGTGCAAAGCCCGCGTATCGCAGTCGCCGGGCTCAATCCGCATGCGGGCGAGGGCGGTTTGTTCGGCGACGAGGAGTCGCGCGTCATCGCCCCGGCACTTGCTCAGGCGCAGGCAGAAGGCATCATGGCCAGCGGTCCACATCCGCCCGATACGGTTTTCATGCGGGCTCGCGACACCCCGCAGCATCCCGGCGCGTACGACGTGGTGGTGGCGATGTTGCATGACCACGGGCTGATCCCCGTCAAATACCTCGGGCTTGATGCGGGGGTGAATGTCACTTTGGGTCTTCCCTTTGTCCGCACCAGCCCTGACCATGGCACGGCATTCGATATCGCCGGCTTGGGTGTGGCTGATCCAGCCAGTCTCGTCAGTGCGATCACACTGGCGCGAAAGCTGGCTGGCGCCAACGAGGATGCGCTCAGCGTTTGA
- a CDS encoding Nif3-like dinuclear metal center hexameric protein — MNTINRDQLAVYLHDFLRADGFEDYGPNGLQVEGTPRVRRIASGVTANLALIEQATAWQADVILVHHGWFWRAEDPRIVGQKHKRLRALLAANMNLFAYHLPLDAHPLVGNNAQLAARMGWQIEARFGKQDLACLGTGPQSTLGDLVDALTNLLGRAPLLVGDPTTPVGRLAWCTGAAQSWIEQAHGAGANTYVSGEISEPTAHFAREMGVAYLACGHHATERYGVQALGEHLARSFGVDHRFFDIDNPA; from the coding sequence ATGAACACGATCAACCGCGATCAGTTGGCGGTTTACCTGCACGATTTTCTGCGTGCCGATGGTTTTGAAGATTATGGACCAAACGGTTTGCAGGTTGAGGGAACGCCCAGGGTCCGACGTATTGCGAGTGGCGTGACGGCCAATCTTGCGCTCATTGAGCAGGCGACTGCGTGGCAGGCGGATGTGATTCTCGTGCACCATGGCTGGTTTTGGCGAGCCGAAGACCCGCGGATCGTAGGACAAAAGCATAAGCGGCTGCGAGCCTTGCTCGCAGCCAACATGAATCTGTTTGCGTACCACCTTCCGTTGGACGCGCATCCTCTGGTGGGCAACAATGCGCAACTGGCAGCCCGTATGGGCTGGCAGATCGAGGCGCGGTTTGGCAAGCAAGATCTGGCCTGCCTGGGCACCGGGCCGCAGTCCACACTGGGGGATTTGGTCGACGCACTGACCAACCTATTGGGGCGTGCGCCGCTGCTGGTGGGTGATCCCACCACGCCCGTGGGGCGCCTGGCATGGTGTACCGGAGCGGCCCAGAGTTGGATTGAACAGGCTCATGGGGCCGGGGCCAATACCTATGTGAGTGGCGAGATTTCCGAGCCCACCGCGCATTTTGCGCGTGAGATGGGAGTCGCCTACCTTGCGTGTGGGCACCACGCCACGGAACGTTATGGCGTGCAGGCGTTGGGCGAGCACTTGGCGCGCAGCTTCGGCGTTGATCACCGTTTTTTCGACATCGACAATCCAGCATGA
- a CDS encoding S1C family serine protease, whose translation MRRLWLIFAQATTLALGVVFAVQMLAPQWLEHTAAPGAGHSSLHGPSGLPTAVGSYAAAASRAMPAVVSVTTTRLSSPREGSPLEQFFGGSSARRPTVGLGSGVIVSPNGYVLTNNHVVDGAEEIEVKLADGREAAATVVGRDPDTDLAVLKINLRHLPTLAFADDTQARVGDVVLAIGYPFGVGQTVTQGIISALGRTQLGINTFEDFIQTDAAINPGNSGGALVDVHGNLLGINTAIFSRSGGSLGIGFAVPATITRNVMQQLIAHGRVVRGWIGVEPQDITPQLAQALNLPVTEGVIAADVLQGGPADHAGMRAGNVVLDIGGQPVHNTGQLLNAVAALKPGSTAAMHILARGHEKVLQVRIGTRPRLADASRGDGGTDP comes from the coding sequence ATGCGCAGGTTGTGGTTGATTTTCGCTCAGGCCACGACATTGGCCTTGGGCGTCGTGTTCGCCGTGCAGATGCTGGCACCCCAATGGCTGGAGCATACGGCTGCGCCGGGCGCCGGCCATTCCTCGCTGCATGGCCCATCCGGTCTACCCACGGCTGTCGGATCCTACGCCGCTGCCGCGTCGCGTGCCATGCCGGCGGTTGTTTCCGTCACAACGACACGGCTGAGCAGCCCGCGAGAGGGTTCACCCCTGGAGCAGTTTTTCGGCGGCTCCAGCGCACGCCGACCCACGGTTGGCCTTGGTTCGGGTGTGATCGTCAGCCCGAATGGCTATGTGCTCACCAATAACCATGTGGTCGACGGCGCCGAAGAAATCGAGGTCAAGCTTGCCGATGGACGCGAAGCAGCGGCCACGGTGGTGGGGCGGGACCCGGACACGGATCTCGCCGTACTCAAAATCAATCTTCGCCACCTCCCGACCCTGGCATTCGCCGACGACACGCAAGCACGCGTCGGCGACGTGGTGCTTGCCATCGGTTACCCCTTCGGCGTCGGGCAGACCGTGACCCAGGGCATCATCAGCGCCCTTGGGCGCACCCAGTTGGGCATCAACACCTTTGAGGACTTCATTCAGACCGATGCCGCAATCAACCCGGGCAACTCAGGCGGTGCGCTGGTGGACGTCCATGGCAATTTGCTCGGCATCAATACTGCCATCTTCTCACGCTCGGGTGGCTCGCTGGGCATCGGCTTCGCTGTGCCGGCCACCATTACGCGCAATGTGATGCAACAACTGATCGCGCACGGCCGGGTGGTGCGAGGATGGATCGGCGTGGAGCCTCAGGACATCACGCCGCAGCTGGCTCAGGCCTTGAACTTACCGGTGACCGAGGGGGTCATCGCCGCCGACGTGCTGCAGGGTGGACCCGCCGATCACGCGGGCATGCGTGCGGGCAATGTGGTGCTCGATATCGGCGGCCAGCCCGTGCACAACACAGGCCAGCTGCTCAATGCCGTGGCGGCACTCAAACCCGGTAGCACCGCAGCGATGCACATCCTCGCCCGCGGACACGAAAAGGTCTTGCAGGTCAGAATCGGAACACGCCCGCGATTGGCAGATGCTTCACGTGGAGATGGCGGCACGGACCCCTAG
- the tatC gene encoding twin-arginine translocase subunit TatC has translation MTDPKPSDSQDPEAEQPFVTHLVELRDRLIRAVASVGVVFIVLAIYPGPSGLFDLFAKPLIAHLPHGSTMIAIGVITPFLVPLKLTMLVALMVALPVVLYQLWAFVAPGLYTHEKRLVVPLIFISTVLFYLGVAFAYFIVLGRLFTFIQDVAPKVITAAPDIESYLSFVLTLFLAFGTAFEVPVVLILLVRFGVLTIEQLKAWRAYFIVVAFIIAAVITPPDVFSQTSLAVSMILLYEVGIVGSRMLGKYAQPPEEDSDKGQGSAPPA, from the coding sequence GTGACCGATCCCAAGCCGTCCGACTCCCAAGATCCGGAAGCCGAGCAGCCCTTTGTGACCCATTTGGTCGAGCTGAGAGATCGGCTGATTCGGGCGGTCGCGTCCGTGGGCGTTGTATTCATCGTGCTGGCCATCTATCCGGGCCCGTCGGGTCTTTTCGACCTGTTCGCCAAGCCTCTGATTGCGCATCTGCCGCATGGATCCACGATGATCGCCATCGGGGTGATCACGCCATTCCTGGTGCCGCTCAAACTCACGATGCTGGTGGCGCTGATGGTCGCGTTACCGGTGGTGCTGTATCAGCTTTGGGCTTTCGTTGCGCCGGGGCTCTACACGCATGAAAAGCGTTTGGTGGTTCCGCTGATTTTCATCAGCACCGTTCTGTTCTATCTCGGCGTGGCTTTCGCCTATTTCATCGTGCTGGGCCGCCTGTTCACCTTCATTCAGGACGTTGCGCCAAAGGTCATCACCGCGGCGCCCGACATCGAGTCCTACCTGAGTTTCGTGTTGACCCTTTTTCTCGCGTTTGGTACGGCCTTTGAAGTGCCGGTGGTGCTCATCCTGTTGGTGCGCTTCGGTGTCTTGACCATCGAGCAGCTCAAGGCGTGGCGGGCGTATTTCATCGTCGTGGCCTTCATCATTGCCGCCGTCATTACCCCACCGGACGTGTTTTCGCAGACATCGCTGGCCGTGTCCATGATCTTGCTGTACGAGGTGGGCATCGTGGGGTCGCGCATGCTTGGCAAGTACGCGCAACCACCCGAGGAAGACAGCGATAAGGGCCAGGGTTCCGCACCGCCCGCGTGA
- the tatB gene encoding Sec-independent protein translocase protein TatB, which produces MFDIGISELGVIGVVALIVLGPEKLPKVARTVGNLLGRAQRYMADVKSEVNRQMELEELRSMKATVESAAQDIHSTVAKNISEVNEEFDSAWKEATAGLQGATQGSTDSLAFSGEAHLAESYKPKRLKKSTGQALPLWYRRQARIRTHALSGAARVARHRPRSGV; this is translated from the coding sequence ATGTTCGACATTGGCATTTCCGAGCTCGGGGTGATCGGCGTGGTTGCGCTCATCGTGCTTGGCCCCGAGAAGCTACCGAAGGTGGCGCGCACAGTCGGCAATCTGCTCGGTCGTGCGCAGCGCTACATGGCCGATGTCAAATCGGAAGTCAACCGGCAGATGGAGCTCGAGGAGCTGCGCAGCATGAAGGCGACGGTCGAGTCCGCAGCGCAAGACATTCATAGCACAGTGGCCAAAAATATCAGTGAGGTCAACGAAGAATTCGATTCAGCCTGGAAGGAGGCCACGGCCGGGCTTCAAGGTGCTACACAAGGCTCAACCGACTCCCTTGCCTTCAGTGGCGAAGCCCATCTGGCGGAAAGCTACAAGCCCAAGCGCCTCAAGAAATCAACGGGCCAGGCTCTCCCGCTGTGGTACAGGCGGCAAGCGCGCATCCGCACCCACGCCCTGTCCGGCGCTGCACGCGTGGCCCGTCATCGCCCGCGTTCAGGCGTGTAA
- the tatA gene encoding Sec-independent protein translocase subunit TatA — protein sequence MGSLSIWHWLIVLVIVMMVFGTKKLKNIGSDLGSAVKGFKEGMRDGDADAASGAPASTDKQIGGQAGAAKKDTIDVEAKEKS from the coding sequence ATGGGCTCATTGAGTATCTGGCATTGGCTGATTGTTCTGGTCATCGTGATGATGGTGTTCGGCACGAAAAAGCTGAAAAATATTGGTTCCGACTTGGGCTCCGCGGTCAAGGGCTTCAAGGAAGGCATGCGCGACGGCGACGCGGATGCTGCATCCGGAGCTCCCGCATCGACTGACAAGCAGATTGGCGGTCAGGCGGGCGCTGCGAAGAAGGACACCATCGACGTCGAGGCCAAGGAAAAATCCTGA
- a CDS encoding histidine triad nucleotide-binding protein — MHDPNCIFCKIIQGTIPSKKLYEDDDVLGVFDINPASPVHFLLLPKRHIPTLQHVKEGDSSLLGKMLVLIPQLAEQQGCGDGFKTVINTGPNGGQEVYHLHIHVLGGPRPWKRATI; from the coding sequence ATGCATGATCCAAATTGCATTTTCTGCAAAATCATCCAGGGAACAATCCCGAGCAAGAAGCTCTACGAGGATGACGATGTCCTGGGCGTTTTCGATATCAACCCGGCATCGCCCGTGCATTTTCTGCTCCTGCCCAAGCGCCATATCCCCACACTGCAACATGTGAAGGAGGGGGACAGCTCCTTGCTCGGTAAAATGCTGGTGTTGATTCCGCAACTGGCCGAGCAGCAAGGCTGTGGCGATGGCTTCAAGACCGTCATCAACACCGGGCCGAATGGCGGGCAGGAGGTTTACCACCTGCACATTCATGTTTTGGGCGGCCCCCGCCCTTGGAAACGCGCGACGATCTGA
- a CDS encoding phosphoribosyl-ATP diphosphatase yields the protein MNAKTAAPADAAEFLERLAAVIESRKQADPSISYVAKLFAKGEDAVLKKVGEEATEFVLAAKGGQRGQIVYEAADLWFHTIVALAVHDIHPHEVLAELARREGLSGLEEFASRTRT from the coding sequence ATGAATGCGAAGACCGCAGCACCTGCAGACGCAGCCGAGTTTCTTGAGCGTTTGGCAGCCGTCATCGAAAGCCGCAAACAGGCCGATCCGTCGATATCCTATGTCGCAAAGCTGTTTGCCAAGGGCGAGGATGCCGTACTGAAGAAAGTCGGCGAGGAGGCCACCGAGTTCGTGCTCGCAGCCAAAGGCGGACAGCGCGGGCAGATCGTGTACGAGGCTGCCGATTTGTGGTTTCATACGATTGTCGCTCTTGCTGTGCACGACATTCACCCCCACGAGGTGTTGGCCGAGTTGGCGCGGCGCGAAGGACTCTCGGGGCTCGAGGAATTCGCAAGCCGCACCCGGACGTAA
- the hisI gene encoding phosphoribosyl-AMP cyclohydrolase, which yields MNWLDDIHWDKDGLVPAIAQETGSKDVLMVAWMNRDALRRTRELGEAVYWSRSRKRLWHKGEESGHVQKVESIRLDCDGDVILLTVRQLGHEPGIACHTGRHSCFFRQLQGERWQSVEPVLKDPEQIYR from the coding sequence ATGAACTGGCTCGATGACATTCACTGGGATAAGGACGGGCTCGTTCCGGCGATCGCGCAGGAGACCGGCAGCAAGGACGTCCTGATGGTGGCGTGGATGAACCGCGATGCACTCAGGCGCACGCGCGAGCTCGGCGAGGCCGTTTACTGGTCACGTTCACGCAAGCGCCTTTGGCACAAGGGCGAGGAATCGGGTCATGTGCAAAAAGTCGAATCGATCCGATTGGACTGTGACGGTGATGTGATTTTGCTCACTGTGCGGCAACTTGGCCATGAGCCCGGCATTGCCTGCCATACCGGTCGGCATTCCTGCTTTTTCCGCCAGTTGCAGGGCGAACGGTGGCAGAGCGTCGAGCCGGTATTGAAGGACCCTGAGCAGATCTACCGATGA
- the hisF gene encoding imidazole glycerol phosphate synthase subunit HisF, with protein MLFKRIIPCLDVTGGRVVKGVNFVGLRDAGDPVDIAARYNEQGADELTFLDITATSDERDLLLHMIEAVAAQVFIPLTVGGGVRTVEDVRRLLNAGADKVSFNSAAVANPQVIVDASGKYGAQCIVVAIDAKRRSGDEVLARGAGWDVYTHGGRRNTGLDAVDWAQRMSCAGAGEILLTSMDRDGTKAGFDLELTRAVADAVPVPVIASGGVGSLQHLAEGITRGHADAVLAASIFHYGQHTVGEAKRFMANLGIPMRLEAALA; from the coding sequence ATGCTGTTCAAACGCATCATTCCCTGCCTTGACGTCACAGGTGGGCGCGTCGTCAAGGGCGTGAACTTTGTCGGATTGCGCGATGCCGGCGACCCCGTGGACATCGCCGCGCGTTACAACGAGCAAGGCGCGGACGAACTGACATTCCTGGACATCACCGCCACCTCTGACGAGCGTGACCTGCTGCTGCACATGATCGAAGCAGTGGCCGCGCAGGTCTTTATTCCCCTGACAGTCGGCGGTGGAGTGCGCACCGTTGAAGACGTGCGTCGTCTGCTCAATGCCGGGGCTGACAAGGTCAGTTTCAATTCTGCCGCAGTCGCCAATCCGCAGGTGATTGTTGATGCGTCGGGCAAGTATGGGGCCCAATGTATTGTGGTGGCGATCGACGCCAAGCGTCGCTCGGGCGACGAAGTTCTGGCGCGCGGCGCCGGGTGGGACGTCTATACGCATGGCGGGCGGCGCAACACCGGATTGGACGCCGTGGATTGGGCGCAGCGCATGAGCTGCGCTGGAGCCGGCGAGATTCTGCTGACCAGCATGGACCGTGACGGCACCAAGGCTGGCTTCGACCTCGAGCTGACCCGGGCGGTCGCGGATGCGGTGCCGGTGCCAGTGATTGCGTCCGGGGGCGTCGGTAGCCTGCAGCACCTTGCCGAAGGCATTACACGGGGACACGCTGATGCTGTGCTGGCTGCAAGCATCTTCCACTATGGCCAGCACACGGTGGGTGAGGCGAAGCGGTTCATGGCAAATCTGGGTATTCCCATGAGGCTGGAAGCGGCGCTGGCATAA
- the hisA gene encoding 1-(5-phosphoribosyl)-5-[(5-phosphoribosylamino)methylideneamino]imidazole-4-carboxamide isomerase produces the protein MLLIPAIDLKNGQCVRLEQGEMQAATVFSSEPAEMARHWVNQGARRLHLVDLNGAFAGKPENEPAIRAILRAVGDDIPVQLGGGIRDLETIERYLDDGLSFVIIGTAAVKNPGFLKEACSAFGGHIIVGLDARDGKVATDGWSKLTGHAVVDLARKFEDYGVEGVIYTDIGRDGMLTGLNIEATVRLAEALTIPVIASGGLAGMADIERLIEVEGSGIEGVICGRAIYTGALDFKAALARVDAAA, from the coding sequence ATGTTGCTGATCCCTGCGATCGATCTCAAAAACGGCCAGTGCGTGCGCCTGGAGCAAGGTGAAATGCAGGCCGCCACCGTGTTCTCGTCAGAGCCCGCCGAGATGGCGCGCCACTGGGTGAACCAGGGCGCTCGCCGCCTTCATTTGGTCGATCTCAACGGCGCTTTCGCCGGCAAGCCGGAAAATGAACCCGCCATCCGGGCCATCCTGCGTGCGGTGGGTGACGACATTCCCGTGCAGCTCGGCGGCGGTATCCGCGACCTGGAGACCATCGAACGCTATCTGGACGATGGGTTGAGCTTCGTCATCATCGGCACGGCTGCGGTGAAGAATCCTGGCTTCCTGAAAGAGGCGTGCAGCGCCTTCGGGGGCCACATCATTGTGGGTCTGGACGCGCGGGACGGTAAGGTCGCGACCGATGGCTGGAGCAAGCTCACCGGTCATGCGGTGGTCGACCTTGCGCGCAAGTTTGAGGACTACGGCGTTGAGGGCGTCATCTACACCGATATCGGGCGCGACGGTATGCTCACCGGGCTGAACATCGAGGCTACCGTGCGCTTGGCCGAGGCGCTGACCATCCCCGTCATCGCGTCCGGGGGGTTGGCGGGCATGGCGGACATCGAACGCCTGATCGAGGTCGAAGGTAGCGGTATTGAGGGCGTCATCTGTGGTCGTGCCATTTACACGGGCGCTCTTGATTTCAAAGCGGCCCTTGCACGCGTCGATGCGGCAGCCTGA
- the hisH gene encoding imidazole glycerol phosphate synthase subunit HisH, whose amino-acid sequence MKTVAIVDYGMGNLRSVSQAVQHVAMGQRWRVLVTSDASEVRQADRVVLPGQGAMPDCMREFRDSGLKDAVLAAVDAGKPLFGVCVGMQMLLDRSAEGPTPGLGLIGGEVRRFALEGQTQPDGSRYKVPHMGWNAVRQQVHEGRAHPLWAGVADGAAFYFVHSFYALPSEARDIAGRTEYGVTFASAIARDTIFATQFHPEKSAAAGLMLYRNFLDWNP is encoded by the coding sequence ATGAAAACGGTCGCCATCGTCGATTACGGCATGGGCAATCTGCGCTCGGTGTCACAAGCCGTTCAGCATGTCGCCATGGGCCAGCGCTGGCGCGTCCTCGTCACGTCCGATGCGTCCGAGGTTCGGCAGGCTGACCGCGTCGTCTTGCCCGGCCAAGGGGCGATGCCCGACTGCATGCGCGAATTTCGGGACTCAGGGCTGAAGGATGCGGTACTTGCGGCTGTGGACGCAGGCAAGCCGCTTTTCGGTGTGTGCGTGGGCATGCAAATGCTGCTCGATCGCAGCGCGGAGGGCCCGACGCCCGGGCTTGGGCTAATCGGTGGCGAGGTGCGGCGGTTCGCGCTTGAAGGGCAGACCCAGCCGGATGGCAGCCGCTACAAGGTGCCACACATGGGTTGGAACGCGGTGCGCCAGCAGGTGCATGAGGGCAGGGCGCATCCGCTGTGGGCAGGCGTGGCAGACGGCGCAGCGTTTTACTTCGTCCATAGTTTCTATGCCCTTCCGTCCGAGGCACGCGACATCGCGGGTCGCACCGAGTATGGAGTGACGTTTGCAAGCGCCATTGCGCGGGATACCATTTTTGCCACACAGTTTCATCCTGAAAAAAGCGCCGCGGCGGGCTTGATGCTCTACCGCAATTTCCTCGATTGGAATCCTTGA
- the hisB gene encoding imidazoleglycerol-phosphate dehydratase HisB produces MRTAQVTRQTAETRIAVELGLDGTGHSQLATGIGFFDHMLDQIARHGLIDLTVQADGDLHIDAHHTVEDVGITIGQALAKCVGDKKGIRRYGHAYVPLDEALSRVVVDFSGRPGLVWQVPFTRSMIGAFDVDLAHEFFQGLVNHAFITLHVDNLRGDNAHHQCETVFKAFGRALRMAAEPDPRMGQVIPSTKGSL; encoded by the coding sequence ATGCGCACCGCCCAGGTCACTCGCCAAACCGCTGAAACCCGAATTGCCGTCGAACTTGGCCTCGATGGCACCGGCCATTCCCAACTTGCAACGGGTATCGGGTTTTTCGATCACATGCTGGATCAAATCGCACGCCACGGGCTGATCGATCTGACGGTCCAAGCCGACGGTGATTTGCACATCGACGCTCACCACACCGTGGAAGATGTGGGGATCACCATTGGCCAGGCGCTGGCCAAGTGTGTCGGCGACAAAAAGGGCATACGCCGCTATGGACATGCGTACGTGCCGTTGGATGAGGCGCTGTCGCGCGTGGTCGTGGATTTTTCGGGCCGTCCTGGGCTGGTCTGGCAGGTGCCGTTCACGCGCTCGATGATCGGCGCCTTTGACGTGGATCTGGCGCACGAGTTTTTTCAGGGTTTGGTCAATCACGCCTTCATCACCCTGCACGTGGACAACCTGCGCGGCGACAATGCGCATCACCAGTGTGAGACGGTTTTCAAGGCATTCGGTCGCGCATTGCGCATGGCTGCAGAACCGGATCCTCGTATGGGCCAGGTGATTCCCTCGACCAAGGGCTCACTATGA
- the hisC gene encoding histidinol-phosphate transaminase → MSKYWSDVVHGLTPYVPGEQPKLTGLIKLNTNECPYGPSLRVLQAIREAAGEDLRLYPDPDARALKETIAAHHHLQPEQVFVGNGSDEVLAHAFHALLKHEAPLLFPDITYSFYPVYARLYGISSRQLPLDAQFRVVVDDYLAVCAEGRVGGIIFPNPNAPTGIALELEEVARLLTGCPDAVVVVDEAYVDFGAETAATLINRHPNLIVIRTLSKARALAGLRVGYALGSAELIEGITRVKDSFNSYPLDRLAMAGSIAAIQDETWFAHTRERIVTSRHQLTAGLRALGFQVLPSAANFVFARHPTRDGAELAARLREQRILVRNFRQPERIAPFLRITVGTDAQCEALLQALAGIVQGTPAVLS, encoded by the coding sequence ATGAGCAAGTACTGGAGCGACGTCGTGCATGGCCTCACCCCCTATGTTCCTGGGGAGCAGCCCAAGCTGACGGGGTTGATCAAACTCAACACGAACGAATGCCCATATGGCCCCAGCCTTCGCGTGCTGCAGGCCATTCGCGAGGCTGCGGGCGAAGACCTGCGGCTGTACCCGGACCCTGATGCGCGGGCACTGAAGGAGACGATTGCCGCACACCACCATCTGCAGCCGGAGCAGGTTTTCGTCGGTAACGGCTCCGATGAAGTCCTGGCCCATGCATTCCACGCGCTGCTCAAGCATGAGGCTCCGCTGCTGTTCCCCGATATCACCTATAGCTTCTACCCTGTGTACGCGCGTCTGTACGGGATCTCTTCACGCCAGCTGCCGCTGGATGCACAGTTTCGCGTCGTGGTGGACGATTACCTTGCTGTGTGCGCCGAGGGTCGCGTGGGCGGCATCATTTTTCCCAATCCCAATGCACCGACAGGCATCGCGCTGGAGCTCGAAGAGGTCGCTCGGTTGCTCACGGGGTGCCCGGATGCTGTCGTTGTGGTCGATGAGGCCTATGTGGACTTTGGCGCCGAAACCGCTGCGACGCTGATCAACCGTCACCCCAATTTGATCGTCATACGCACGCTGTCGAAGGCGCGCGCGTTGGCTGGCCTGCGGGTTGGATATGCGCTGGGCTCTGCGGAGCTCATCGAGGGAATCACGCGCGTCAAGGATAGCTTCAACTCCTACCCGCTGGACCGTTTGGCCATGGCCGGGTCGATCGCTGCAATCCAGGATGAGACCTGGTTTGCGCATACACGCGAGCGCATCGTCACCAGCCGTCACCAGCTCACCGCCGGGTTGCGCGCGCTGGGCTTTCAGGTCTTGCCCTCGGCTGCCAACTTCGTGTTTGCGCGCCACCCCACGCGCGATGGCGCGGAACTTGCTGCCAGGCTGCGCGAGCAGCGCATCTTGGTGCGCAATTTCCGGCAACCCGAGCGCATTGCGCCGTTTCTGCGCATCACCGTCGGCACCGATGCGCAATGCGAGGCATTGCTTCAAGCCTTGGCCGGTATTGTGCAGGGCACGCCAGCGGTTCTTAGTTAA